The sequence ATGACCGTGCTCTTACCTGCACCATTCTCACCAAGCAGCGCGTGAATCTCACCCGCATTTGCCGAAAAGTCGACTTGATCGCTTGCCGTCACTGAACCGAATTTCTTCACAATCCCTTGCAGTTCAACCGAATGTTCCTGCATCAATGAACGCCTCCTTTCCCACTCTCGTTGTAGTACGGGTGGGGAAGGTCCCTGACTATAAGGAACCCGCCCCACCCATAGGTGTGCATAAATATATTATTTGAGACTATTATTGAGGGATGGTTCCTTCTACACCTTTGACAAGCCAGTTCATAGCAAGCACTTCTTCAAGTGTCAGCTTTTGGCCTTCTTGGACCTTAACATTGCCTGCATTGTCGGAGATTGGACCTGTGAAGACATCGAGATCACCACTGATGATTTTGGCCTTGGCCTCCTCTACCAGCTTCTTCACGTCATCCGGAACCTTATTGCCAAAAGGAGCAATATCGATCATACCGTCCGTCATATCGCCGGAGTACTGTTCGCTCTTCCAAGTACCATCCATTACGGATTGTACAGCTTTCACATAATAAGGGCCCCAATTCCATACTGGGTTAGTCAAATAATTGTCTGGAGCGTATTTGCTCATGTCAGAGTCATTCCCCCCGGCAAAAGCACCACGTTCCGCAGCTGCCTGCAGCGTAGCCGGTGAATCCTGATAAGCCAGAAGCACGTCTGCACCTTTGTCCAGCAAGCTGATTGCTGCCTGACGCTCTGTCGTTGGATCATACCAGGTATTTGTCCATACTACGCTTACTTTAACATCAGGGTTAACACTTTGTGCCCCAAGGGTAAAGGCATTAAGGTTATAAATAACCTCGCTGATTGGAAAAGCCCCTACATAACCCAATTGGTTGTTCTTGGTCATTTTTGCTGCTGCAATACCCGTCAGATAGCTGCCTTCATAGTTCTTACCGAAATAAGTACCCATGTTCTCAGATGTCTTGTAACCGGAAGCATGCATGAATTTTACATTAGGAAACTTCTTGGCCACATTAAGGGTAAAGTCCATATATCCAAAGCTTGTTGTGAATACGATATCATGGGATTGTGCAAGCTCCGTGATAATGCGTTCAGCATCGGCACTTTCTGGAACATTCTCTACGAAGTCTGCTTTAATGCCAAGCTCCTTCTCCATATACAGTCGGCCTTGATCATGCTGATACGTATAACCGCCGTCACCTGGAGGACCGATATAGACAAAAGCAACTGTTGGCTTCTTAGCCGCCGGCTCGGTTGTTGCTGCCGGTGCCTCTGTTGCTGCATTTGCTGCAGGCGCTTCGGTCGCATTAGCATTAGACGCAGCGTTATTATTGCCGCCACAACCTGCCAGAACCACCGCCAATAGGAATATTAATACGAAACTGAAAGAAAATACCCGACCCCTTTGTATCATAATTCTCCTCCTCCAATGCAATCTCTCATAATGGCTACAGCCAATAATGTATCTCTACTATACTTACGCATAGTCGCTACGTAAATTTATATAACATACGTTTGTATCATACTATAAAAAAAATCACTTTTCTTGTGCTTTATGCACGAAAGGCGGCGAAAAACTACTTAAAATATGTGATATTTTATAACATTAATCTGGAAATCGAGCTAATCTACCCTCTTTCCAGTTCCTCAGATTCCATTCTTCACAAGTTTCATCGAATTCCCGTTGCATGTCAGCATCCATAAAAGAGTGATTAGAATTTGTCTCCAGAGTAATCCCCTTATAATCAGGCGAATGCAGAATTCCAACTGCTCCATTGTCCCCATCCAGACCCTGAAGCACAGGAAACAGGGCACTGGAGAACAATGTAGGAGGCATACCCGAACCTTGATTAGGGCTAGCTACAAAATCCAGCTCTGGTGATTGTTCAAAGGTTTCTATTAATCGATTCACCAAAGTCGTAGTAATAAAAGGTTGATCCGCTAACGCTACAATAACTGCATCTGGCTGCATAGGCAGCACAGCATTAAGTCCACAGCGCAGCGAGAAAGACAACCCCAAGTGAGCAGTCAGACAAGTTTCAGTACGTCTAGCCCCCATTTTGCCCACAGTGGGGGGCAGCCATGTTAGTGTATCATCGGCCCGTACTACAACAATTAGCGGCTCCAAGTTACATCGGTCCAGTTCACTAAGGATGACGCTCCTGAGAGAAGCCTCCTGCGACAGCTGGAGTAAGATCTTTGACTCTCTCATCCGCCTGTTCTGCCCCGCCGCCAGATATATTCCTGCTATTTTCATGTTTCCCCCTCCTTTATAGAAGTTTACGTGACCTGCCCATCTAACCCGTATCATTCCAGCGATTTTTTCAGTCCCGTCCCAGCATTCTGCGGAACATAAACACTAACTTCAATCTCATTAGATCACTTATTTTTTTGAAATCGACATCCAGCAATTCACTAAGCTTCTCAATCCGGTAGGTAGCCGTATTGCGATGGATAAACAGTTTTTTGGCAGTCTCATTCACATGACCATCATTCTCCAGATAGACCTCCAGCGTGTGCAGCATTTCCTTTACATATTCCGGCTCCCGGCTAAGCAAACCTCGCAGGCTTCCATTGATGTATTTCTCCATAATTTCTGCAGGTAGCTGACTCAGCAGCAGTTCAAGTTCAAGCTGCCGATAATGCACAACGTTCCCGTGTCCACCCCACTTTTGGACCATTCCCATACATTCTTTGACCTCTGCAAAAGCTTCTTTAAGTCCTTCGGGCTTCGTCTTGCAGCTACTGACCGCCGCTCGCGGAACATAGCCATTGTCAAACTTCAGGTTATGAAGACATGTATTGATCAGGTCACGAAATTGCTCTGGACTGTGTCGGTCTCCTGGGTAAAGTGAAAGAAGTCCTTCATCGACAATAACATGTATCGCCTTCATCGTAAGCAGCACAGGGTGTTCGATATACTCTTCCTTTAATCTAAGCAATTCGCTTTGTCGCGCTTCTCCGGTTGCAATCGTATCAGACAGCACAAGCTGAAAAGGTGACGATAGCAACTCAACCTCCAGTTTGACTGCAGCCTCTGCCAATTCCCCGCAGGACATCCCTCCGTTCAGACAACGCCGCAGCAAGCCACTGAATTCCCGATGCTCTGCCTGCTCAAAATAATCCTCATAACCAGATTGGATATGAAATGATATAAGCTCAGCCCCCTGAACGAACAAGCTTTCTTCTACAGGAAGCAGCAAAGGATCAATAGAACAATAGATAAGATAACCGGAGCATTCATCCCCTTGTAGAAGCGGTATACGAAAGCCCGGCTTATCGCCCATACGAAAGCGTTGATTCCTCTTCTGCCAAGGCCAGCCTTCCAGCAGCTGTGGCTCCGTATATTCAGAATTATTATAGACAACGCCACCCCGGGCGCTGATTATGGCAAGCGGATGCTCGATCACCTCAGACACGGATTCAAACAACGGACGATTACGACCAGAACGTAAGGCAAACCGCATCAGCTTTCTCTGTTTCTCCATGATGCTCTGCAGAACATTGGTGCTGCGCGCATGCTCGGCGCGAAACAGCCCATTCATCTGATCGGAAAAGGTAAACTGGAATGGCAGCTCGATCAAAGGAAAATTCAGCATTTCCGCCTCGGCAATCAGCTTCTCCGGCACAGCATTCCAAAAGCGTCCCAGCTTGATGCCCAGTCCCGCGGACCCTCTTCGGTTCAATGTCTGCAGCAGAGCAGAAGCATCTTCCAAATTATCTTTAATCAAATACGCTGTCGTAAGCAGCATTTCTCCTTCCTTGATCCAATCTGAAATGTCGGGAGCATCCATCACATTAATTGACTTGATAATCCGGTGCTTTCCTTTGGATCCGGCAATAAGTTTCGCTTCGGATAAAGGATAAATGGACAACGCTTCTTCAACCGTAAGATGCATGCCACCCCTCCTTATATAAAATCATTTTCAATTATACGTTCCACAATGTTACTTTATGTAACATTATAGAGAAAATGAATCCTATTGAAAAGAGAAAGTTAAAATTATCACTAAATTATGTTAGATAATATTACGTAAGACACACAATATTAGAAAATTCCCTTTGGCAAAACAACCCTTCTTGCGATTCTAAAGCTCTTCTGTTCTGCTGCTGGCTGAATACTTTTTTTATTTTTTCGCAAAAAAACTTCCGAGCTCCACTAAAATAGCGGTGCAGGAAGTTCTATAGAAGGCATTCTTTTAGGTCATTGCCATATATTCTTAACCCAGGACAGCAGGCGTTGATCCTGACCATGTCCTCCAATCACAGAAAGTCCCAGCGGCAGACCACTGTCCGAGATCACTGGCAGCGTGATCTGTGGGAGACCCGCCAACCCAGCGATACAGCTCAGCATCATCGCTCCGCTGCGGTTCTGCTCCAGTTGCTGCAAATCTCCACCGAGCAACGGCGCGGGCCCGGGTACTGTCGGAATCACGAGACATTTCTCCTCCCCGAGCAGAAGCCTCAGCCTGGCTGATATAGTCTGGCGCATCGTCTGTGCCAGACTATGATCCTTACCCGACAGACTGGCTGCCCAAGCGAAGCGAGCAGCAATATCCGGCCCGAAGGTGGGCTTCACCTTCTCAATCCAGGCGCCATGAGTCGCCCATATTTCATCGCCTTGCAGCTCTCGGAAGACATCCATCCAGCCTTTAAGTCCCTCCGGTGCGATTACCGTTTCGCTTGTGCTATCTGCTCCAGCCTGCAGTTGTCGCAGACCTGCACTTAAGCTTGCCGCACTCTCCTGTCCAGCAAGTGCCCAGCAGTCCGTAGCAACAAAAACCCTTGCCATTGTACTCTTCCTTATTTCTTCTGAGCCCAGCAACGCTGTTCCTACCTTCTGCAGCATGTTAACACTATCTGCTATCCAACCTACCGTATCAAAGCCCGGAGCGAGCGGAATTACTCCTTCCATCGATACCGCTCCAAGTGTTGGACGGAAGCCGTATACCCCGCAATAGGCAGAAGGTACACGAGTGGAACCCCCGGTATCTGTACCAAGGGCGAAATCCACGCTTCCAGCCGCTACGGCTACTGCCGAGCCACTGGAGGAGCCACCGGGGATGCGGTCCGATGCACGGGGATTTACCGGCGTGCCGTAATGATAGTTCTCGCCTCCGAGACTGTACATCAGTTCATCTGTATGTGTTGCGCCCTTCAAAGACGCCCCTGACAGCAGAAGCTTCCGCACCGCAGCCGCATGCCCTGATGACGGCCCATGACTGCGCAGCCAGTCTGGATTACCGGCAGAAGAGCTGTGGCCAGCAACTGCGAATACATCCTTTACCGCGAAGATCAGTCCGTCCAGCGTCCCGTGTCCAAGGTTCGGAACCGCAAGCTCTGGCGTTATATAAGCACCATACCGATTGTTCATAAGCGTCGCTTCCCCTCCTTATCTCCCGTAAGCCCGGGGACCCTTCCTTTTGTATCTATCCTTCACATTTACCATCCAATTGCCGCCCCGTCACAACGCGGGTCAGTTCCGCCGCTGCGGTAGCCGTTGCTATCAATGGAGATGATATGGGCGTGGCCGACTATCCCATCATATCCGTCCACCTCACGCACCAGATGTCCAGCTTCCTTAAGCTCTGACAACACTTCGTCAGCCACCCTGTTCTCTACCTTCAGCTCTTGCGTAGGCTCGCCCCAAGTTCTACCCCACACAAATCGTGGTTCATCTACAGCCGCTTGCGGATTCATGCCATAATGCAGCATCCGTGTAAGCAGCAGCGTCTGAGTCTGTGGCTGTCCTTCGCCACCTTGAGTGCCGTATAGAATAGCAGGTTTGCCATCCCGGCATGCCATGGCAGGCATCAGTGTGTGAAAGCTGCGCTTATGCGGCTCCAGCGTATTGATAGACCCAGGATCAAGTGAGAAGAATGACCCTCTATTCTGCAACAGAATTCCCGTATCTCCGGCCACGACTCCTGATCCAAATTCAAAATACAGGCTCTGGATAAAGGAGACCGAATTTCCCTCCTCATCCACTACTGCCGCATAAGCCGTATCCCGGCCAATCGGCTCGCTGCTAAGGTCCGCCGCCTTTTGCAGGGAAATTGTAGCGGCCAACTCGGCTGCATAGCCCTTATCCAGCAAATGATCCAGTGGAATGTGGCTGAACTCCGGATCGGTAAGCACCTTATCTCGATCGCGGAAGCTCAGCTTCAGCGCCTCAATCAGCAGATGATAGTATTCATAGGAACCGTGCTCAATTGCACCAAGATTGAAATTTTCCAGTATATTCAGACTCATCAACCCGGCAAACCCCTGCGAATTAGGGGGGACTTGATAAACCGTATGGCCATGATACTCCGTTGAGATCGGCTCAACCCAGTTGCCCTGATGATCAGCAAAATCATCCCGAGTAAGGAGCCCGCCGGCAGCCAGCATAAAATCACAAATATCCTCCGCGATCTTGCCTTTATAAAAAACATCCCGGCCACCGGCGGCCAAACTTCGCAGCGTCGCCGCCAACTGCCTCTGGACAAAGCGGTCGCCCGACGCTGGAACCACTCCGCCCGGAATATAGATTGCAGACGCTTCCGCTGACAGTGCAGCACCAGCGAGAAGGGTATTGTTTCGTTGGTCCGGTGACAACGGAAATCCATCAGTCGCGTAGCTGATCGCCGGCTCCAGCACCTCTGCCAAGCTGAGTCGACCATATTGTCGCAGCATGGCCTCCCAGCTGTCCACCATCCCAGGAACCGTAATTGCGCTGCTGATTCCCCTTCTTGGGATTGAGGATTGACCGGCATAGCGGCCCCTGTTGACTCCATAGCCTGAGCGTCCACTACCATTGTAAGCCCTGACACGCCCTTCAGCGGCGCTATAGGTTAACCAGAAAGAATCGCCTCCAAGCCCCGTCATATGCGGATACACAACAGCCAGCGTGGCACTGACGGCTACCGCTGCATCAAAGGCATTTCCCCCTAGCTGCAAAATACGTGCACCTGCTGCAGAAGCTAAATAATGGGGGCTGACTACCATCGTCTTCGTGCCTATTACAGGTCTCTTCGTCATTCTTCCCATCCCCCTATGAACGTGTCGCCTAGTTAGTGCTATTTAACATTACATGAAATTCATCTGTCAATCGGTTAAGAGAGAACGTAAATTCCAGCAGCGCTTTTTGTGATCCATGCACAAAGATTCTGTTCTATGTATTGTAATTTCTAGTTAGAATCATACGATTTGTATAGAATAGTTCTAAAGTAGGGAGGTCTCATATGAAATCGATTCACAATGATTATGTAGAATTAACGGTGGCTATGTTCAGAACCGGGATACTCGGCTACGGTGGAGGACCCTCTGTAATTCCTCTGATCCGACATGATGCCGTTACCCGTTACAACTGGTTAAATGATGATGAATTTGGCGATACACTGGCGATAGCCAATGCACTTCCGGGTCCTATCGCTACCAAAATGGCTGCTTACCTAGGCTACAAGCTACTGGGTGTAAGAGGTGCTATCCTGTCTGTCCTGGCCCATATCCTGCCCAGTTGTATTGCAATGATCGCATTACTGTCAGCTGTCAATTATTTAAGTGGCTCTAAAGTAGTGGCCGGGATGATTGCGGGGGTATCTCCTGTAATCGCGGTGATGCTTGGAATGATGGCTTACGAATTTGCGCAAAAAGCCTATAAAGGCTTGGGGAAAATTATGGGTATCTCCTTATTCCTGCTCGCCTTGCTATTACTTGAAGTGCTGCATGTGCACCCGGCTATTGTCATTCTGCTCTATCTCGCTTACGGAACGGTCCATTATCGAATACTTGCCAAGAAGAATCAAGGAGGGACATCATAGATGGAATGGCTAAAACTGATTTACGGCTTTTTCATGGCTAATCTGCTCGGTTACGGCGGTGGCCCCTCTTCTATTCCACTGATGTATCAGGAGATTGTTCCACATTATGGCTGGCTCACCAATGAGCAATTTTCCAATATGCTGGCACTAGGCAACGCCCTGCCCGGTCCGATCGCTACCAAAATTGCCGCTTATGTGGGCTATGATGTTTATGGCTGGATCGGGCTGGTCGTCGCTTTACTGGCTACCATCGTTCCTTCTGCAACGGCGCTTATCATTCTGCTCCAAGTGATGCAGAAATATAAACAATCGCCTGTAGTTAAGGGAATGACCTTGCTGGTACAACCGGTGATTGCCGTGATGATGGCTGTGCTAACCTGGAAAATGGCCAAGGGTCCCGCGGACTCCATCGGAATTTGGCAGACTCTGATTATCGCTGCGATTGCTTTCTGGGCCATGAAGCATCTCAAGCTTCACCCTGCGTTAGTGATCCTTGTCGCTTTTGCCTATGGCGGGCTTGTGCTCCGTTATACTGTATAGCTGCTATTTCAATATATAATGCGATAGTACTGCCTGTACCTCGTAGATATTCACAGATTTATTGAACGTCTTCTTTACCGGCACTGTACTGCTGGAGATATAGAGACATAACTCCGCATCCAGGTCGAAGTGTCCGGCAGTCTCGACAGAATAATGTGAAATACTTTTGTAGGGGATGGAATGGTATTCCGTTTTCTTCCCGGTTATTCCTTGTTTATCTACCAGAATAAGCCGCTTATCCGTAAAAATAAACATGTCTCTAATCAGCTTATAGGCTCGTTCAATCTTCTCCTGCGGGGCAAGAATCTGTGCATATTCTTGTTGTACTGCAGCAATATCCACCTGAGAAGCGTTACCGAGCAACCCGTCAAAAAGTGCCATTGGTCATCCTCTTTTCGCCTAATAGATTTAGCGGGTTGTCCTCCGCCATAGAACCATATTATTGTAAATATAATAATATATGCAATGGAAATCTTCTTTATTTGCAAGAGATAGAATCGATTTTCAGCTTTGCCCCTTGCTTATTATGTGATAATTGAATAATATGAATATAAATTTATCAAGAAGGAGGTGTGGTAGGAATGGATCATAATTGGACCAACAGTGTTATTAGCCGGCTGCCGATAGCTATGGCTGGCATCGTTCATGTAAATGGTACTAACGGGAGAACTCTGTCCATTTTCAAGAATCCAATAACACTAAACAATTGTGAAATACCTTTCCTGCCTTCACCTCGACGGATCTAATAACCGGAGAATGATCAGGCCGTGGGGAAATTTCCCTGCGGTCTTTTTTATATTCAATTACGGACTAGAGCAATATTTCCACTTTGAGGGATAGATCACAGAGAGAGGGTATTCCTAAAGGAGAATCCTAATGATTATTCAATGTCAAAATGTGCAAAAATACCATGGTGCTCAGCTCGTGCTGAACGATATTACCTTCGATATTCGCCAAGGCGAAAAAATCGGTCTCATCGGCCGCAACGGCTGCGGCAAAACTACGCTCTTCCATTTGCTGAATGGTGAGGAGCGGCCTGATCAAGGGCAAATCTCGCTTCGCCGAGGTAGTGTAATCGGACTGCTGTCGCAGATCCAGGAGGTTAGTGGACAAGAAACTGTATATAGCATCTTACAGCGAAGCTTCGCTGAACCCCTGCAATGGCAGAGCCGTCTGCGGGAGCTGGAGCAAGAAATGTCCGCTTCGAATGTGGAAAATGACCAACAAAGCTGGAACAAGCTACTGCAGGAATACGGCAGCCTACAGGATAAATTCGAAACTGCCGGCGGTTATGAGATTGAATCCTCCATCCAGCGTATATCTGCAGGTCTCGGGATTGGAACCGGGTATTACGACCGCAGCTTCGCCTCCCTCTCCGGTGGTGAGAAGACGAAGGTAGGGCTTGCAGAGCTGCTGCTGCGCAAGCCTGATGTCCTGCTATTGGATGAGCCAACCAATCATCTTGATATGAACGCTATCGAATGGCTGGAGCAATTTCTACAGAGCTATGAGGGTACCGTGCTGGCCATATCTCATGACCGCTACTTTCTGGATGCAGTAGTCAAAAAAATCATCGAGATTGAAGACGGAGAGGCTGTTACTTTTCATACGAATTACAGCG comes from Paenibacillus sp. 19GGS1-52 and encodes:
- a CDS encoding PucR family transcriptional regulator, giving the protein MHLTVEEALSIYPLSEAKLIAGSKGKHRIIKSINVMDAPDISDWIKEGEMLLTTAYLIKDNLEDASALLQTLNRRGSAGLGIKLGRFWNAVPEKLIAEAEMLNFPLIELPFQFTFSDQMNGLFRAEHARSTNVLQSIMEKQRKLMRFALRSGRNRPLFESVSEVIEHPLAIISARGGVVYNNSEYTEPQLLEGWPWQKRNQRFRMGDKPGFRIPLLQGDECSGYLIYCSIDPLLLPVEESLFVQGAELISFHIQSGYEDYFEQAEHREFSGLLRRCLNGGMSCGELAEAAVKLEVELLSSPFQLVLSDTIATGEARQSELLRLKEEYIEHPVLLTMKAIHVIVDEGLLSLYPGDRHSPEQFRDLINTCLHNLKFDNGYVPRAAVSSCKTKPEGLKEAFAEVKECMGMVQKWGGHGNVVHYRQLELELLLSQLPAEIMEKYINGSLRGLLSREPEYVKEMLHTLEVYLENDGHVNETAKKLFIHRNTATYRIEKLSELLDVDFKKISDLMRLKLVFMFRRMLGRD
- the ggt gene encoding gamma-glutamyltransferase, which codes for MTKRPVIGTKTMVVSPHYLASAAGARILQLGGNAFDAAVAVSATLAVVYPHMTGLGGDSFWLTYSAAEGRVRAYNGSGRSGYGVNRGRYAGQSSIPRRGISSAITVPGMVDSWEAMLRQYGRLSLAEVLEPAISYATDGFPLSPDQRNNTLLAGAALSAEASAIYIPGGVVPASGDRFVQRQLAATLRSLAAGGRDVFYKGKIAEDICDFMLAAGGLLTRDDFADHQGNWVEPISTEYHGHTVYQVPPNSQGFAGLMSLNILENFNLGAIEHGSYEYYHLLIEALKLSFRDRDKVLTDPEFSHIPLDHLLDKGYAAELAATISLQKAADLSSEPIGRDTAYAAVVDEEGNSVSFIQSLYFEFGSGVVAGDTGILLQNRGSFFSLDPGSINTLEPHKRSFHTLMPAMACRDGKPAILYGTQGGEGQPQTQTLLLTRMLHYGMNPQAAVDEPRFVWGRTWGEPTQELKVENRVADEVLSELKEAGHLVREVDGYDGIVGHAHIISIDSNGYRSGGTDPRCDGAAIGW
- a CDS encoding amidase, with translation MNNRYGAYITPELAVPNLGHGTLDGLIFAVKDVFAVAGHSSSAGNPDWLRSHGPSSGHAAAVRKLLLSGASLKGATHTDELMYSLGGENYHYGTPVNPRASDRIPGGSSSGSAVAVAAGSVDFALGTDTGGSTRVPSAYCGVYGFRPTLGAVSMEGVIPLAPGFDTVGWIADSVNMLQKVGTALLGSEEIRKSTMARVFVATDCWALAGQESAASLSAGLRQLQAGADSTSETVIAPEGLKGWMDVFRELQGDEIWATHGAWIEKVKPTFGPDIAARFAWAASLSGKDHSLAQTMRQTISARLRLLLGEEKCLVIPTVPGPAPLLGGDLQQLEQNRSGAMMLSCIAGLAGLPQITLPVISDSGLPLGLSVIGGHGQDQRLLSWVKNIWQ
- a CDS encoding BMP family ABC transporter substrate-binding protein, giving the protein MIQRGRVFSFSFVLIFLLAVVLAGCGGNNNAASNANATEAPAANAATEAPAATTEPAAKKPTVAFVYIGPPGDGGYTYQHDQGRLYMEKELGIKADFVENVPESADAERIITELAQSHDIVFTTSFGYMDFTLNVAKKFPNVKFMHASGYKTSENMGTYFGKNYEGSYLTGIAAAKMTKNNQLGYVGAFPISEVIYNLNAFTLGAQSVNPDVKVSVVWTNTWYDPTTERQAAISLLDKGADVLLAYQDSPATLQAAAERGAFAGGNDSDMSKYAPDNYLTNPVWNWGPYYVKAVQSVMDGTWKSEQYSGDMTDGMIDIAPFGNKVPDDVKKLVEEAKAKIISGDLDVFTGPISDNAGNVKVQEGQKLTLEEVLAMNWLVKGVEGTIPQ
- a CDS encoding NTP transferase domain-containing protein, with product MKIAGIYLAAGQNRRMRESKILLQLSQEASLRSVILSELDRCNLEPLIVVVRADDTLTWLPPTVGKMGARRTETCLTAHLGLSFSLRCGLNAVLPMQPDAVIVALADQPFITTTLVNRLIETFEQSPELDFVASPNQGSGMPPTLFSSALFPVLQGLDGDNGAVGILHSPDYKGITLETNSNHSFMDADMQREFDETCEEWNLRNWKEGRLARFPD
- a CDS encoding chromate transporter, with product MEWLKLIYGFFMANLLGYGGGPSSIPLMYQEIVPHYGWLTNEQFSNMLALGNALPGPIATKIAAYVGYDVYGWIGLVVALLATIVPSATALIILLQVMQKYKQSPVVKGMTLLVQPVIAVMMAVLTWKMAKGPADSIGIWQTLIIAAIAFWAMKHLKLHPALVILVAFAYGGLVLRYTV
- a CDS encoding PH domain-containing protein — protein: MALFDGLLGNASQVDIAAVQQEYAQILAPQEKIERAYKLIRDMFIFTDKRLILVDKQGITGKKTEYHSIPYKSISHYSVETAGHFDLDAELCLYISSSTVPVKKTFNKSVNIYEVQAVLSHYILK
- a CDS encoding chromate transporter encodes the protein MKSIHNDYVELTVAMFRTGILGYGGGPSVIPLIRHDAVTRYNWLNDDEFGDTLAIANALPGPIATKMAAYLGYKLLGVRGAILSVLAHILPSCIAMIALLSAVNYLSGSKVVAGMIAGVSPVIAVMLGMMAYEFAQKAYKGLGKIMGISLFLLALLLLEVLHVHPAIVILLYLAYGTVHYRILAKKNQGGTS